CTCGCCATCGCCTGCGGCCTCGCCCTGCTGGTGTGGAGCGCCGACCGCTTCGTGGCCGGTTCCGCCGCTACCGCCCGTCACTTCGGCATGCCCCCCCTCCTCATCGGCATGGTGGTGGTGGGATTCGGCACCTCGGCGCCGGAGATGGTGGTGTCTGCCCTGGCGGCCTCCCAGGGCAACCCCGGCCTCGCCCTGGGCAACGCCTATGGCTCGAACATCACCAACATCGCGCTGATCCTGGGGCTGACGGCCCTCATCAGCCCCATCGTGGTCCACTCCCAGGTGTTGCGCCGGGAATTGCCCATCCTCACCGCCGTCACCGCCCTCGCGGCGTGGCAGCTCCGGGACGGCGACATCACGCGCCTCGATGCCGTGGTGCTGCTGGCGGTATTCGGCGCCCTCATGGCCTGGTCCATCTACCAGGGCATGGCGAACAGGGCCGACGCCCTCGGGCGCGAGATGGAAAAAGACATGGCGGACCAGACCCTGCCGTTGCGCCGTGCGGTGCTGTGGCTCGTCGTTGGC
The Gammaproteobacteria bacterium DNA segment above includes these coding regions:
- a CDS encoding calcium/sodium antiporter; translated protein: MTLPFLAIACGLALLVWSADRFVAGSAATARHFGMPPLLIGMVVVGFGTSAPEMVVSALAASQGNPGLALGNAYGSNITNIALILGLTALISPIVVHSQVLRRELPILTAVTALAAWQLRDGDITRLDAVVLLAVFGALMAWSIYQGMANRADALGREMEKDMADQTLPLRRAVLWLVVGLVLLIVSSRILVWGAVEVARGFGVDDLIIGLTIVAVGTSLPELASSLIAARKGEHDIALGNILGSNLFNTLAVVGIAGAIHPMTVGPEVLYRDAAVMAALTLSLFVIGYGFRSPGRINRYEGAALLAAYVGYTAYLVITVFA